The Lolium rigidum isolate FL_2022 chromosome 2, APGP_CSIRO_Lrig_0.1, whole genome shotgun sequence genomic interval CATTTGTCTGGTATACATGCTCATCTTTCATACGACGATGGCCTCAGGATCAGCTGCTGGCATCTCTTGCACAAACAATTCTACAATAGAATTACACAAACTAGCATAAATGACACAACTGATAGTGCAGAAAGTCAGAAACCATGCGTCAGACCTTTAGTCTCTAGATCATGTGCTTGCTCAGATATGTCATTCCTAGAAACCGCCAACGTTGCACATCTAGTGAAGAATGCAAGCTCGACAAAAAGAATAACATGCTGAAAGATCTGAAACAAAATACACAAGATGAGGAATAAACCTCTGGTCTGTTGAATTGAATATATCGTTATAGCGATAGAAAATGTGTAGGTATCTAAACCTGAAGGGTCACACATTCTGCTCTTGCCTACAAAAAGAAAAAATGGAACACCTTGCCGCTGATTAGAAAACAACATGTCCTTGCAATACAAGACAGCTGAGTCGGTATGACATGATTTTTGATAGCAATACCGGATGTAAGTACTTCAAGATGCTACCTTAATTGCCAGAAAGAGCTTGTATCTAACCAATATCTCTACTGAATGTTCTGCCACAGAAAAATGCAGCAAGAAATAAATTACAAAAAATATGAACCATCACTTTTAGGATACTCTTATAAGTTAAGCACGGGGTAACGACAGGAATGCAGTGTAAGAGCTCAAATAGAGATGCCATTAAGAAAATCTGGCGAACTTATAGAGAAAGCAGAATATAAATAAAATTTGAGAATGGGATTGTTTTTGGGAAAAGAAATATAAACAAAAAACTCATCAAGAAGGAATTCAGTTGTATGCTGCTACTGCAGTAATGTTTTATCCCTTGCTATAGAGACGACTGTATGTAGTCTCTGACAGTTTTCTTGTGCATACAAGAGAGAAACACTACATCATTGGAGAGAGCCTCCTGGGCTGGCCATATTGAAAGCATGTTGGCTCTTTTTTGTTTCACCAGTGATGCATATAGGTGATGGATACATATCAGGTCCGCCGTTGTCTGCTAATTAACCTTAGCGAGCTTTCTGACAATGGCATTACTTGTTTTGTCAGAAACCAAGTCACAATGGATCCCATATAGCAGATAGAGACTTTCAGTGAGATGTTTCAAGTCTCCAACATAGTTTCCTTTTGTACTACTGCAGGTAGATGCTGCAACTAAGAACTCATTCTAAGTATAATTATATGTGGATGGTCGCCTTAGGTGTGACAGATACATAAACAAATTGGAATTGACGCTGAAACCGTTTCAAGTTGGCGACGGGGCAGCAAAAATCAAGTACTTACTGGTTGTGTCATGATTCATGAACATTTGAATGCATGTAAACACGTTTGTGCTAACCTCATGGTGGTGCGTGACACCCTTCATAGAGAAATCCATGCCATCTCCCACAGTCAAGTATCTGCAAGGAAATATTTCAATTTGTAGCATCAATAGACAATAAGCAAATGTGTGGCCCAAGAATGCATGTAACAAGGTTGGCAACAAAGGGAAAAAGTTGAGATATCCCTATACACAAATTACTACTCCTTTGCATATCCCTAGATTCCAAACAACCAAAAGAATACATTCTTATGgaatttggaaataacatttcttcCTAAGAAAATGAGGCGAACCAAAGAGGAAAGAGGGCCATTAGAGAATCAGTTTCAGTGGTATCGTGGAGATATGTGTTAGAAGACAAGCTTGATGTACAAGACATAACGGGGTGGCAGCTGCGAGattgaggaaggagaagaaaacgTTCTAAACCGTTAGATTGTAAAAAAAAATCTGATATTTTAAACAGCGTGACCGTGAAAGTGGTAGACTGTTCGAAAGTTGAGCTAAATGTTTGACAAATGGGCCTTCTTGTCTATGAACGCAAACTGGTCAAGACATGCTAGGGCAGCCCAACTACTGAACCAGGCCAGGCCCAGGCCGTTAGGTCCGGCCTTCCCTTCAGTTTTCTTCCTCTTATACGAAgcgaacaaaaaaaaacaaataaatcGCGGAGTTCCCGACGCTCTCTCTCTCTGCCCCCTCGCCCGCATTCCCCAACCCAATCCTCGACGGCGgcatcggcggcgccgccgccaccgccctccCCGGGAAGTATCGCTCCGTTTCCGTCCCCAtcccccctcctcccctccctgccCCGCGCCCGAATCGCGCTCGCGCCTCAGATTTCGCCCCCCCGCTGCTCCCCCCGTATTCCCCTTTTCCTCCACGATTTCGGCTGGCTCGTTAGGGTTCCGATTCGCCGGGACTCGTCCCCGGCTACCCCGATCggagaccgccgccgtcgcctcggaGCGCTCGGCCGCGCCTTCTCCATCTTCCCTGGTACGGAGGAAACGTTTGGCGGTTCCCGTTTGATCCCCTCTCCATTTCCGTCCCGATCGTGACGAGTACCGCGTGATTTCACTCCGGCTTTCCTCGCCCGCGTATCTCTCACTCTCTCGATGTGTTACTGGCTCAGGTAAAGGGTGCTTGAATGGAGGAGCACATGTTCGGCGGCGCCTGGGGCTCGTTGCCCTACCCTCAGGGCACTaacgccaacgccaacgccaacgACAACCAGTTCATGTTTGATGCCAAGTCCGCCCCGCAGCAGCTGCAGCTCTTCGGGAGCAACGCTGGTACGATCATGATGACGATTTCCCTTGTACCGCATTTTCATATGTTCATAGCGTCATCTTGTTGTAGAGTTCAGAGTTAGGGCCTAGGCAATCCTGTAGGATTTACTGAATGTTCTTACCATACGAGCAGATACATCACTGAAGACACTGTGCATCCCCACTCCCCTTGGTTTGTTGTTCGTGGTCGCTACAATTGAGTACCTTATCAGTTCGTGTTAGCCACTAGAACCTATGACATCCCTAGTTCCCTACCTTATCGCATCCCTACTCCCCGTCGTTTCAGATGTATAAGCTAGCCACGTTTCAGATGTATTATGTGCAGAGCATCAGAGTTGGGCGTAGGCAATCCTGATTTAGTAATCGGATTCACTGGATGTTTGTTACCAACATGAGCTGATGCGTTATGCTGGTGCCCGTACTCCCTTTTCTTGGTTGCAGTCAATTTTGTACGTTATCAGTTGTGTAAGCTAACCACGTTTCAGATATATGTATATATTGCACCTCTATGTATTCAGAGCATTGTCTCACATTGTTCCAAGTTAGCATTGAACTGGTTATGGATATTGTCTAGTCCAACTCATTTTCTTTGATGGAATAAaggaatcccccccccccccccacccccaatTAGATGATCTTTTGACTGAACCTGTAGGTTAGGCATAGAGGTGTTAAACCTTTTGAGCAGAGCTCAATTGTGTGCTACCAGGATAAAAGGATGCTCATATCTAAGGTGCAAGGTTTATTGAGCTGGCTTCTTAACGATCATAATTTTTGTAGTATTACTGTCAGTCTGCAAATCACATTACGAGATTGGAGCCGCAGATATTactatatatctatatatatatatatataaacataaTTTTATGAATTTAACAACATAAAATTATGTTTGGTGCAAAATAACTTTTCTGCGCCCTGGGAGTCAAATAGCGTTTCTATATAtataggtatatatatatatataaacttaTCGTCATAACCCCCAACCGCTCTCTGATAAGTTAATGTTTATCAGCTACTAATGCGTGGAATGCTAATATTAATCAATCATTCATGGCATGTTTGGAATTCATTCTCTTTTTGAAGTACCCTATTATACCTTGGATTGTGCCTAAAATGACAGCATTTTGCTTGATGAGTCTGTGGTTAATTTTATTTTGAGTTGTGATGGTTTTAGCAAGAATGCTCTTGCTGCGTTGCCTTTTGGATATGCATTGGTTAAATATGTATGTGTGGCAAATGCTTGCTTCGGCTTCTTTTTATTCTTGTAGTCTTTTTTTTTGGTTATCCATATTGACTTCATTATGAATGAACGAGCTGATTAGCATTCCTACCTTCCACAGCAGTGGCTTAGGCAGTTTGCCTTCTTGCATTTCTTGCAGTTGGCACCATTGGTTATCATAATCCTGCTGTGTGATGCTCAAATAAATGCTTCGGTGTTAAATCTTCTTATCAATGTATTTCTTGCAGTTGGCACCAGTGGTTATTATAACTTCAATGGAAACAATAACTTGTCTGTTATGAACCAAGCAAGAAAGACAGGCAACTATACAGTTGATGAGAAGCAGCTCAAGCTTCAGATGTCCTTGAACAACTATGCAGACGGGTTAGCATGTACTGGTAATTCAAGTGTTGTGTCTACAGGGCTGAAATTGTCCTATGAGGATAATGAGCGTAATTCTTGCATCACATCTGGTAGTGGAAGCATGTCTTTGACTAGCACGACGCCATTTGTCAATGATATCATGAAAGAAATGGAGAAAGGAAACAAAGAGATTGACCATTATTTGAAAATTCAGGTAATATTTTAATCTACTTTACTGTCGACCAGTTTTGAGGTGTAGTTTTTGCTCAGATACTAATGATAATACTTACTGTCAGGATTTTCTTATGTTTTTTCTATCCTTTAGTATATCATGCAAACATTAGTTGATGCAGTTTAGTGTGGAATGGTCAAGTTTTAATTCTGAATTTATTGGTGGCATCACAACTTGTCACTTTCTAAAACTGTAAATGGTCGATCTTCATACTTCTTGATtgtcaaatatgaaatatattgacATACTTCAGGCATTGTAATCTTTTTTCTTTGGTCAAGTTGTCCGTATAGAAATTTATAATCTGTTGACTGTTGCTGTATAGAGTGTGATTGCATGGATATGGAAGATGCCATACTGGTTCCTTAATGTTGTATCTAGTATAGGAGTGGTCCTAATGTCATAGGCTCTGGTGGCTAAAACACACTTGTTTGTTCTAATTGTTTAAAGTAACTCAACTAAGTCACAGATGTTTTTGGTGGTTATGTTCTGCCTCTCTTTTCACAGATGGAACAACTCAGTAAGCGTGTGAAAGAGATGGAGCAGAGGCGGATGGTTTCTTTTCTGGCATCTCTGGAACGAGGAGTGGGAAAGAAACTGAGGGAGAAGGAACTCGAGGTGGAAGCCATGAACAGGAAGAGCCAGGAGCTGAACGAACAGATCAGACAGGTCTCCATGCAAGTCCAGTCATGGCAGTCAGCGGCGATCTACAACGAATCCATCGCCAGCAGCCTGAAGAGCCAGCTGATGCAAGTGGTGGCTGACCACGCCAACCGCACCAGGGAAGGCTGTGGCGACAGCGAGGTGGAGAGCGCcgcacctggccagaagaacaaCATCAACACCGCCGCCCCTGGAGGCTTCTTTGAGTCGAGCCTCCTCCTCAGAGGCAAGAACGTTGCTAGCGGCTCTGGGCCGGCGGTGGCAGCTTCTTGCAGGTGGTGTGGCGCAAAGGAGGCGGCGGTGCTGGTGATGCCGTGCCGCCACCTGTGCCTGTGCGCCGACTGCGAGAGGGTCGCTGATACCTGCCCCGTGTGTCACTTCCCCAAGAGTGGTAGCGTCGAGATAAACATGTCCTAAGTAAAGAGTCTTATGTGCGTCAAAATGGATCGTGAAGCAGAACAAGTGTACATAGATATAGTAAATCCAGTTGCTCTTGCCTTACTGTCATCATTTTGGCTTGGTCTGCAATCTGTGGCCCTAATTTTTTTGATGGCGGAGGAAGATTTTCTCTCTTGTAGAATGGTCGATTGTTTTCCCAGATCCTGTGAGAAACGAGAAGATTGTTCAGGAATCATGTGGTTCCGAACATTCTTTGGAACGGCATAACCGATAGAATTGTCAACTTGCCCATGACAGTTACAGGCTTTGAGCAAAAAGGTGATG includes:
- the LOC124686044 gene encoding E3 ubiquitin-protein ligase BOI-like; this translates as MEEHMFGGAWGSLPYPQGTNANANANDNQFMFDAKSAPQQLQLFGSNAVGTSGYYNFNGNNNLSVMNQARKTGNYTVDEKQLKLQMSLNNYADGLACTGNSSVVSTGLKLSYEDNERNSCITSGSGSMSLTSTTPFVNDIMKEMEKGNKEIDHYLKIQMEQLSKRVKEMEQRRMVSFLASLERGVGKKLREKELEVEAMNRKSQELNEQIRQVSMQVQSWQSAAIYNESIASSLKSQLMQVVADHANRTREGCGDSEVESAAPGQKNNINTAAPGGFFESSLLLRGKNVASGSGPAVAASCRWCGAKEAAVLVMPCRHLCLCADCERVADTCPVCHFPKSGSVEINMS